In the Streptomyces sp. 3214.6 genome, TGACGAGATAGTTGAGCTTCACCCGTCGCCCGAACCAGTGCCGGCGCACCTTCCCGGCCGCAGCCACCACGTCCAGCACGTCGTCGTCGGAAGTGGCGAGGACGGCCAGAGCTTCCTCGCGGGTCGGCAGCTCGCGCCGAAGCCCCTTGTCCACCAGCGTGTTCAGCAGGTCCATGAGAGCCGATCCTGTCCTACGCACCCGCTTCGGGCCAAGGTAGGGATCGCACAACACACCCGCTTCGACGTGTGGGTATTGCCACACCGTGGGTGGCGATCGCTGCCGCTAGTGTCTGTCCGCTACCTACAAAAGCCCGGAGGACCCATGGCGTTCGGCTGGATCGACGAGCAGGCGGAGCTGCGCCGCCGCGCCGGACTTGTGCGGACGCTGCGGCCCCGCACGGCAGACTCCCCGCTCCTCGACCTCGCGAGCAACGACTACCTGGGTCTGGCCCGGCATCCCCGGGTGGTGGCGGGGGCCGTGGAGGCCGCCAGGACGTGGGGCGGCGGCGCGACCGGTTCCCGACTGGTCACCGGCACCACCGAGCTGCACGGCGAGCTGGAGCGGGAGCTCGCGCAGCACTGCGGGTTCGAGGCGGCCCTCGTGTTCTCCTCCGGGTACGCGGCCAACCTCGCCGCCGTCACCGCGCTGGCCCCGCACGGCTCGCTGATCGTCTCCGACGCGGGCAACCACGCCTCGCTCATCGACGGCTGCCGACTCGCCCGCGGTACCACCCAGGTCGTCGGACACGCCGACCCGCAGGCGGTGCGCAAGGCGCTCGGCACGCACGACGGCCCGGCCGTGGCCGTCTCCGACACGGTCTTCTCCGTCGACGGAGACGCCGCCCCGCTGGCCGCTCTCGCGGCCGCCTGCCGGGAGCACGGCGCCGGACTGGTCCTCGACGACGCCCACGGGCTCGGCGTGCTCGGGGACGGCGGCCAAGGCGCTCCGTACGCGGCGGGTCTCGCGGGCGCCGCCGACGTCGTCGTCACGGTCACGCTGTCGAAGTCGCTCGGCAGTCAGGGCGGTGCGGTGCTGGGC is a window encoding:
- a CDS encoding 8-amino-7-oxononanoate synthase, with the translated sequence MAFGWIDEQAELRRRAGLVRTLRPRTADSPLLDLASNDYLGLARHPRVVAGAVEAARTWGGGATGSRLVTGTTELHGELERELAQHCGFEAALVFSSGYAANLAAVTALAPHGSLIVSDAGNHASLIDGCRLARGTTQVVGHADPQAVRKALGTHDGPAVAVSDTVFSVDGDAAPLAALAAACREHGAGLVLDDAHGLGVLGDGGQGAPYAAGLAGAADVVVTVTLSKSLGSQGGAVLGPARVIDHLLNAARTFIFDTGLAPAAAGAALAALRLLRAEPQRAPRARAVADELYSRLTAAGLEAVRPDAAVVSVRAPSPEEAVRWAADCRSAGLAVGCFRPPSVPDGISRLRLTARADLSGAELERAVRVIDETRP